The genomic DNA TCCTGCTGCAGTTTCTCGATGATCGCTTTCGACAGTTCGTCGAGTTGGCAGGCGGCGCCACCCCGAGACGGATTACTTCGCCCAGGAATCGCGGCGGCATCGGGCGGGGCATCTGGGATGGCCATGCCGTCAATCATGCACGGATTTCGTTGTTGAACACAACCGGTACGACGGAATCAATCGTCTGTAGCTCGATTTCAAGTGGAATCCGCATCGGTGTTGGGGTAGCGTGCATCAGCGTGAGCGCAGGTGCAGGCCAGGTCGTCGCCGGGAGTTTCATCAACGGAAAGTCCGTGACAACGGCGGGGAGTCCGTTCGAAGTCATCAACCCGGCCACGGGTGATGTCGTGGCGTCGTATGCGCTGGCGACGCCGGCTGATGTCGACGTTGCGGTGGCCGCGGCCCGCGCCGCGCAGCCGGGCTGGGCTCGGGCAACTCCGGCCGAGCGAGCCACGGTGCTGGCGCGGTTGGCGCAACTGGTCGCCGAGAACGCTGACGAGTTCGTGGATCAGGAGGTGAGCCAGACCGGTAAACCGGTCCGCCTGGCGGCGAACTTCGATGTCCCCGGCAGCGTCGACAACATCGACTTTTTTGCCGGTGCCGCCCGGCACCTCGAAGGCAAGGCCACTGCCGAGTACTCGGCCGATCACACGTCGAGCATCCGGCGCGAGGCGGTCGGCGTGGTCGCCACCATCACGCCGTGGAACTACCCGCTGCAGATGGCGGTCTGGAAGGCCTTGCCCGCGTTGGCGGCCGGTTGTGCCGTGGTGATCAAGCCTGCCGAGATCACCCCGCTGACCACCCTCACGCTGGCCCGATTGGCCGGCGAAGCCGGGCTGCCCGAAGGTGTGTTCAATGTGGTGACCGGGCTGGGCGCGGACGTCGGCGCCGCCCTTGCCGGGCACCGTGATGTCGACATGGTGACGTTCACCGGCTCGACGTCAGTCGGGCGACGAGTGATGACAGCGGCAGCAGTCCACGGCCACCGCACTCAGCTCGAGCTCGGCGGCAAGGCTCCGTTCGTGGTCTTCGACGACGCGGACTTGGAAGCCGCTATACATGGGGCAGTGGCGGCATCACTGATCAACACTGGCCAGGACTGCACCGCGGCGACCCGCGCCATCGTGGCGCAGCCGTTGTACGACGATTTTGTGGCGGGAGTTGCCGAGCTGTTCGGCAAGGTCGTCACCGGCGATCCGTATGACCCGAATACCGATCTGGGACCGGTGATCTCGACGCCGCACCGGACCAAGGTCGCCGGCATGGTGCAGCGGGCACAGCAGCAGGGCGGGCGGATCGTGACGGGCGGAGCAATGCCCGAGGGCCCGGGCATGTTCTACCCGCCGACATTGATTGCCGATGTCGCGGAAGACTCCGAGATCTACCGCGACGAGATTTTCGGCCCTGTGCTCACCGTGCGGCCATTCACCGACGACGATGACGCACTGCGGCAGGCCAACGACACCGAGTACGGGCTGGCGGCCTCGGCATGGACCCGCGACGTGTACCGGGCCCAGCGGGCAGGGCGCGAAATCCAGGCCGGCTGCGTGTGGATCAACGACCACATCCCGATCATCTCCGAAATGCCACATGGCGGTATCGGCGCTTCCGGGTTCGGTAAAGACATGAGCGCCTATTCGTTTGAGGAATACCTGACCATCAAACATGTGATGAGCGATATCACCTCGGTTGCGGAAAAGGATTGGCACCGAATCATCTTCGCCAATAGAAAGTAGTTCGCGCGGTCGCCGTCGCCAAGCGCAGCTGTCAAAGACCTGTGGAGCATTTCGTTCGATAATTTCGAGGGAAATCAGAGTTCGCGAATAGGCGTTACCAAACATTGCGCCGGGCTCATCTGTCATCGGGTGTTCCGAAGCTGTGTGAAACCTGTACGGATGTTCCTGGATGCACTGTGCTGCAGCGGTATTCGGCGTACCGTCGTGAACGACGGTCAGGCTCGCTGATTCCAGAACCGGGCGATAGCCGGCATTTCTGTATCTGCAGACACGTGCGCCGGCGCGCTGCGAAACACATCTACTCGACGCCGATATCCGATGTCCAATTCCGGGTCATTCAGCGTGAATGCCAGATTAGTCTTGTCGTTGTTTTTAACATTCGTTGCCACTGCTGGTAACAACTCGACTCTAAAGTTGCCTGGTGAACCGAAAGCGGTTGTCCCGCTAGGTCATTTCGCCCATGCACATCTGCCGTCGGCACCGTAGCCGGCATGCGTCCATGCCGTGTTCGTGGACCGACCAATCACATCGAGGAGGCCGATCAATGCCGTCTATATCCAATGTCGAGCGGCTCGATGAACTCAGAGAAGATACCGGACTGGCGGCTGCCAGCATGAGCGGTGTCGAGCTCGTCGCGCAGTCGACCGCCGGCATCGCGCCAAGTGCCGTGATGGTTTCCGGCGCAACGCTTGTCGCTGCCAGCGCCAGCGCGGGCACCCTGTGTTCCTACGCCGTCTCCTTGTGTGTGCTGCTCTTGGTGGGCTGGTGCGTATCCCGCGCCGCGCGATTGCGGCCGGGCGAGGACCTGCTCTCACATATCACCGCCGCGTTCGGTCGAGCGGTCGGGTTCGTCGGGTCGACCGGTCTCGCTCTCGGCTACCTGCTCATCTCCGTCGGCTGCGTCGCCCAATTCTCGCAGTACACCAAACCCCTTCTCGGAGTGGCTCCGCCGGTGAGCGCCGGAGTGCCCGCCACCTCGATTTCGGTCACGGTGGTTTTGGAAATCCTGTGTGTGGTGGGCGCGGCATGGATGATGATCCGCGGCGTCCGGATCTCCGCATGGACCGGTGTGGTGCTCGAGGTGCTCTCCATCGGAGCAATTCTGTTGGTGTGCACCATGGTTCTGCTTCATCATGGGGTCAGTCTCGCGCCGCTCATGCCCACTGGAATCACGGTGCAACAGGTGGTCAGCGGGATGGTGCTGGCGACCCTGGGTTTCGTCGGGTTCGAGTCGGCTGCGTGTTTGTCCGTCGAGGCCAAGGACCCACAGCGGACAATCCCACGGGCCGTCACCGGTAGTGCGCTCCTGGCCGGCGCGCTCTACCTGTATGCGTCTTACGCGCAGATTGTCGGATTCGGCGGTGCCGACAACCTGGCCGCCGATGCAACGCCGTTGAACACCTTGGCCGATGGCCTCGGCTTTCACTGGCTTGCGTTGGGCATCGATCTGGGCGCGGTGGCCTCGAACTTCGCTTGCGTGTCCGGCTCGCTCACAGCGGCCAGTCGGGTGTTGCGATCGATGGGGGAGTCGCAGTTGGTGCACCGCAAGATGGCGGCGACGCATCCCACCCGCAAGACCCCGCATATTGCGATCCTCTTGCTCAGTGCGGCTGCCCTGATCGCGGCACTTGGCTTGGGGCTCAGCGGAATCAACGAGCTCGACGTGTATTCCTACACCGGAACGCTGGGAACCTTCGGCTACATGGTCGCCTACATGCTGATGGGTTTGGGTATCCCGATCCTGGTGCGGCGCCTGGCGCCACAGGCCAGCATCGGCGCCGCCGTCATCATCGGGATGACCGTCACAGGCTCCCTCGGGTATGTCTTCTACCGCAACGTGTATCCGCTCCCGGCCT from Mycolicibacterium phocaicum includes the following:
- a CDS encoding APC family permease, producing the protein MPSISNVERLDELREDTGLAAASMSGVELVAQSTAGIAPSAVMVSGATLVAASASAGTLCSYAVSLCVLLLVGWCVSRAARLRPGEDLLSHITAAFGRAVGFVGSTGLALGYLLISVGCVAQFSQYTKPLLGVAPPVSAGVPATSISVTVVLEILCVVGAAWMMIRGVRISAWTGVVLEVLSIGAILLVCTMVLLHHGVSLAPLMPTGITVQQVVSGMVLATLGFVGFESAACLSVEAKDPQRTIPRAVTGSALLAGALYLYASYAQIVGFGGADNLAADATPLNTLADGLGFHWLALGIDLGAVASNFACVSGSLTAASRVLRSMGESQLVHRKMAATHPTRKTPHIAILLLSAAALIAALGLGLSGINELDVYSYTGTLGTFGYMVAYMLMGLGIPILVRRLAPQASIGAAVIIGMTVTGSLGYVFYRNVYPLPAWPAALMPWIFLAVLLAAAAWYFAGPARIARRQTRESSLAEEPAPEPAR
- a CDS encoding gamma-aminobutyraldehyde dehydrogenase, whose protein sequence is MSAGAGQVVAGSFINGKSVTTAGSPFEVINPATGDVVASYALATPADVDVAVAAARAAQPGWARATPAERATVLARLAQLVAENADEFVDQEVSQTGKPVRLAANFDVPGSVDNIDFFAGAARHLEGKATAEYSADHTSSIRREAVGVVATITPWNYPLQMAVWKALPALAAGCAVVIKPAEITPLTTLTLARLAGEAGLPEGVFNVVTGLGADVGAALAGHRDVDMVTFTGSTSVGRRVMTAAAVHGHRTQLELGGKAPFVVFDDADLEAAIHGAVAASLINTGQDCTAATRAIVAQPLYDDFVAGVAELFGKVVTGDPYDPNTDLGPVISTPHRTKVAGMVQRAQQQGGRIVTGGAMPEGPGMFYPPTLIADVAEDSEIYRDEIFGPVLTVRPFTDDDDALRQANDTEYGLAASAWTRDVYRAQRAGREIQAGCVWINDHIPIISEMPHGGIGASGFGKDMSAYSFEEYLTIKHVMSDITSVAEKDWHRIIFANRK